From Demequina lutea, a single genomic window includes:
- a CDS encoding RNA polymerase sigma factor, whose protein sequence is MSAWRSLLDQLMRERGRALFGYAYALTGDRYDAEDLLQDALVRAFRGGRTASSLDAAHVYVKRAIATAFIDRSRRAAVRPLISGTGGDLQDWVWALPAAPDHAGDVGSALDLQSALLTLAPRERACIVLRFMDDLTVGAVADTLGLTPGTVKRYLSDAKEKLRALLPGLDLDDLETVAIETRDGSGR, encoded by the coding sequence GTGAGCGCGTGGAGGAGCCTGCTCGATCAGTTGATGCGCGAACGCGGGCGTGCGCTCTTCGGCTATGCGTACGCGCTCACGGGCGACCGGTATGACGCAGAGGATCTGCTTCAAGACGCTCTGGTGCGCGCCTTCCGGGGCGGCCGCACCGCATCCTCGCTCGACGCCGCGCACGTCTACGTGAAGAGGGCCATCGCGACTGCGTTCATCGATCGCTCGCGTCGGGCCGCGGTACGGCCGTTGATTTCGGGCACCGGTGGTGACCTGCAGGACTGGGTGTGGGCCCTGCCTGCCGCCCCAGATCATGCAGGCGACGTCGGGTCCGCGCTGGATCTGCAGTCTGCGCTACTGACACTTGCCCCGCGAGAGCGGGCCTGCATCGTGTTGCGCTTCATGGACGACCTCACGGTCGGTGCCGTGGCGGACACGTTGGGCCTCACGCCAGGAACCGTGAAGCGCTACCTGTCCGATGCGAAGGAGAAGCTGCGCGCGTTGCTGCCGGGACTCGACTTGGACGACTTGGAGACCGTGGCGATCGAGACGCGGGATGGGAGTGGACGATGA
- the deoD gene encoding purine-nucleoside phosphorylase: MPTPHISAADGDFAPDILLPGDPRRATRIAETFLDDARLVTEVRGIVGYTGTYQGRPMSVMATGMGMPSATIYATELIRYYGVRRLVRVGTVGGIHPDLELGDVVAASAAHTDSDMTAHRLPGVHYSHAPSFALLRAAADFADEAGVRLRVGPVLTSDAFYHPDATLVPRLAAYGTLAVEMEAAGLYAVAAAEGVEALMVGTVSDHVVRGDSLPSEGREKTFAAMVSVALGALGALAR; the protein is encoded by the coding sequence ATGCCCACACCTCACATTTCTGCCGCCGACGGCGACTTTGCTCCCGACATCCTGCTTCCCGGCGACCCCCGCCGCGCCACCCGCATCGCCGAGACGTTCCTGGACGATGCGCGGCTGGTGACCGAGGTGCGTGGAATCGTCGGCTATACGGGCACCTACCAGGGGCGGCCGATGTCGGTGATGGCAACCGGCATGGGGATGCCTTCCGCGACCATCTACGCGACCGAGCTCATTCGCTATTACGGCGTGAGGCGGCTGGTGCGCGTCGGCACCGTGGGCGGCATCCACCCCGACCTCGAGTTGGGTGACGTGGTCGCCGCTTCGGCCGCGCACACCGACTCGGACATGACCGCGCATCGTCTCCCTGGCGTGCACTATTCGCACGCGCCGTCGTTCGCGTTGCTGCGCGCCGCCGCGGACTTTGCCGACGAGGCAGGGGTGAGGCTGCGCGTGGGCCCGGTGCTGACGTCGGACGCCTTCTATCACCCCGACGCGACGCTCGTGCCGCGCCTGGCGGCCTACGGGACACTCGCGGTCGAGATGGAGGCCGCCGGGCTCTACGCGGTGGCGGCCGCTGAGGGCGTCGAGGCGCTCATGGTCGGCACGGTGTCGGACCACGTGGTGCGCGGCGACTCGCTGCCGTCCGAGGGCCGCGAGAAGACTTTTGCCGCGATGGTGTCGGTCGCGCTGGGGGCGCTGGGGGCGCTGGCTCGCTAG
- a CDS encoding type II toxin-antitoxin system Phd/YefM family antitoxin produces MKTDTRDMVSATVAARDFSRISSEAAQGRTFVVVRNNEPTVAIVPVSQMERLDRIDELEDDMRLLSVALARMGTDDGVRHSLDDVAAEFGVDLDD; encoded by the coding sequence ATGAAGACCGATACGCGCGACATGGTCAGTGCGACTGTGGCCGCCCGCGACTTCAGCCGCATCTCGAGCGAGGCCGCGCAGGGGCGAACGTTCGTCGTGGTGCGCAATAACGAACCCACGGTTGCCATCGTGCCCGTGTCCCAAATGGAGCGACTCGACCGGATCGATGAGCTCGAGGATGACATGCGCCTGTTGTCGGTGGCGCTCGCGAGAATGGGCACCGACGACGGGGTGCGGCACTCGCTCGACGACGTCGCCGCGGAGTTCGGCGTCGACCTCGACGACTGA
- a CDS encoding type II toxin-antitoxin system RelE family toxin, whose protein sequence is MARVVLTPGAKDDVRALDGAARKLVLKAMKKLEDHPESRGAPLGSRTGSNLTGFRKLVVGDRQYRIVYRVETDGSVCVVWVVGSRVDAECYEEAKFRVEKYAKDPGLAATLTHLLDAAFEVPQRDV, encoded by the coding sequence ATGGCAAGGGTGGTGTTGACGCCTGGGGCCAAGGACGACGTCCGCGCGCTCGACGGCGCCGCACGCAAGTTGGTCCTCAAGGCCATGAAGAAGCTCGAGGATCACCCCGAATCGCGCGGTGCGCCACTCGGGAGCCGGACGGGCTCCAACCTCACGGGCTTCCGCAAGCTCGTGGTGGGCGACCGCCAGTACCGGATTGTCTACCGCGTGGAAACCGACGGCTCGGTGTGCGTGGTCTGGGTGGTGGGTAGCCGCGTCGACGCCGAGTGCTACGAGGAGGCCAAATTCCGAGTCGAGAAGTACGCGAAGGACCCTGGTCTCGCCGCGACGCTCACGCACCTGCTGGATGCGGCCTTCGAGGTCCCACAGCGCGACGTGTGA